Proteins co-encoded in one Flavobacteriaceae bacterium MAR_2009_75 genomic window:
- a CDS encoding LacI family transcriptional regulator, translating into MKKKTTIYDIAKELNITAATVSRALNDNPRISADTKKLVMATAKRLNYKQNRVAQALKSGKSKNVGVVLPYINRNFFSTVIRGIEEELNPKGYNVIITQTHEKANKEIDVVQNLLNAQVDGILISVSRQTNSNEHLIQVLKKNVPLIFFDRKKDIKGGSSVTLDDFQGAYKATQHLIAQGCTKIAHMTIDLALLIYQNRLAGYKQALSEHGIDFNPDYVIGLQSEIVAGIDAAKKLMSLPEPPDAIFSATDLGALGAIQYLKEIGKTIPDDFCVVGFSNEPFTQFMELPISSVDQSPLLMGKTAAKVFLEQIDSDDVKIEKNVVLSPTLEIRKSSLKRDNQ; encoded by the coding sequence ATGAAAAAAAAGACCACCATCTATGATATTGCCAAAGAACTAAATATCACCGCTGCAACAGTATCTAGAGCCCTAAATGACAATCCAAGAATTAGCGCTGATACCAAGAAATTGGTTATGGCGACCGCCAAAAGGCTCAATTATAAACAAAATAGAGTTGCCCAGGCACTCAAAAGCGGTAAGAGTAAAAATGTAGGAGTGGTGCTACCCTATATTAATAGAAATTTTTTCTCAACGGTAATTAGAGGCATAGAAGAAGAACTCAATCCGAAAGGGTACAATGTTATTATAACCCAAACCCATGAGAAAGCGAACAAAGAAATTGATGTAGTACAGAACCTTCTGAATGCTCAAGTAGACGGCATTCTAATATCGGTATCGCGACAAACAAACAGCAATGAGCATCTTATTCAGGTCTTAAAGAAAAATGTACCCCTGATATTTTTCGACCGCAAGAAAGATATTAAAGGAGGTAGCTCGGTTACCTTAGACGACTTTCAAGGAGCGTACAAAGCAACTCAGCATCTTATCGCACAAGGATGTACCAAAATAGCCCATATGACCATTGATTTGGCGCTGCTCATCTATCAGAACCGTTTGGCAGGCTATAAACAGGCCCTTTCGGAGCATGGTATTGATTTCAACCCTGATTACGTGATTGGTCTACAGAGTGAAATTGTAGCCGGTATCGATGCCGCCAAGAAATTAATGAGTTTACCGGAACCCCCCGATGCCATATTCTCAGCGACCGACCTTGGGGCGTTAGGTGCAATTCAATACTTAAAGGAAATCGGCAAAACCATACCAGACGATTTTTGTGTTGTTGGTTTCAGCAACGAGCCATTCACACAATTTATGGAGCTTCCCATATCTTCGGTAGACCAGTCTCCCCTATTAATGGGCAAAACAGCTGCCAAGGTTTTCTTGGAACAAATAGATTCGGATGATGTCAAAATAGAAAAAAATGTAGTTCTCAGCCCAACCCTAGAAATTAGAAAATCTTCTTTAAAAAGGGATAATCAATAA
- a CDS encoding altronate hydrolase: MQTKLIKVQPEDNVAIALVDLIQGDRVEFEGEEIIILSDTKAKHKITLVDLAVDDKIFMYGVLVGKAVSEIKRGDALTVDNVKHQSSSVEKKTASISWNAPDVSKFKDRTFMGYHRPDGQVGTANVWLFFPLVFCENRNIEVLKDVFEKELSIGKVNKQRHLLRNLISGNSATNEVEADEESQQTFDNIEVRFITHQGGCGGIRQDSETLAKLLAGYVKNPNVAGATVLSLGCQNLQIEILKNALSDIDPDMKKPVLIYEQQQMGTVDDMLNTIIKESFAGIKEANGIQRQPAPISKLKMGLECGGSDGFSGISANPALGYASDILAAVGGSPILSEFPELCGVEQELVNRCVNDEDAERFMKLMKAYEDAAEASGSGFDMNPSPGNIKDGLITDAMKSAGAAKKGGTSPIEAILDYGEYVTKPGLNLLCTPGNDVESTTGMVGSGANIVVFTTGLGTPTGNPIAPVLKVSSNTVLAERMPDIIDIDTGAVVRGEKSIPEMGEEILEYVIKVASGEIMAKADILNQNDFIPWKRGVSL, translated from the coding sequence ATGCAAACTAAATTGATAAAGGTTCAGCCCGAAGATAATGTGGCCATAGCCCTAGTTGACTTAATACAAGGTGATAGGGTCGAGTTCGAAGGTGAAGAGATAATTATACTCTCAGACACAAAAGCCAAACACAAAATTACTTTGGTAGACCTTGCCGTAGATGATAAAATCTTCATGTATGGCGTTTTGGTAGGCAAGGCTGTTAGTGAAATTAAACGGGGAGATGCTCTCACTGTTGATAATGTAAAGCACCAGAGCAGTTCCGTTGAGAAGAAAACAGCGTCTATCTCTTGGAACGCTCCTGATGTTTCTAAATTTAAAGATAGAACCTTTATGGGTTACCACAGGCCTGACGGTCAGGTGGGTACGGCCAACGTTTGGCTATTTTTTCCTTTAGTCTTTTGTGAAAACAGAAATATAGAAGTTTTAAAAGATGTTTTTGAAAAAGAGCTTTCTATAGGTAAAGTCAATAAGCAAAGACATCTGTTAAGAAACCTTATTAGTGGAAACTCGGCCACTAACGAGGTAGAAGCCGATGAGGAATCTCAACAGACTTTTGACAATATCGAAGTTAGGTTCATTACCCATCAGGGTGGTTGCGGTGGTATCAGGCAAGATTCTGAGACCTTGGCGAAGTTGTTGGCAGGTTATGTAAAAAACCCTAATGTAGCAGGTGCTACTGTTTTGAGTCTCGGTTGTCAAAACCTTCAGATTGAAATCTTGAAAAATGCACTTAGTGATATCGACCCAGATATGAAAAAACCGGTTCTGATATATGAACAGCAACAAATGGGTACGGTAGATGATATGCTGAATACTATCATTAAAGAATCTTTTGCCGGTATAAAAGAAGCTAATGGAATTCAGCGCCAACCGGCTCCGATATCTAAATTAAAAATGGGTCTCGAATGTGGGGGATCTGATGGCTTTTCTGGTATTTCTGCAAATCCCGCTTTGGGTTATGCTTCCGATATTCTGGCAGCTGTAGGAGGATCGCCGATTCTATCTGAATTTCCGGAGTTGTGTGGTGTAGAGCAAGAATTGGTCAATCGGTGCGTTAACGATGAAGATGCTGAAAGATTTATGAAATTGATGAAGGCCTATGAAGACGCGGCCGAAGCTTCAGGCTCGGGTTTTGATATGAATCCTTCCCCTGGTAATATAAAAGATGGATTGATTACCGATGCTATGAAATCGGCTGGTGCGGCCAAAAAAGGCGGAACTTCGCCAATCGAGGCAATTCTAGATTATGGTGAATATGTTACCAAGCCAGGCCTTAATTTGCTCTGTACCCCAGGAAACGATGTTGAAAGTACCACGGGTATGGTGGGTTCGGGAGCTAATATTGTAGTGTTTACAACAGGCTTGGGCACCCCTACAGGTAACCCTATCGCTCCGGTTTTAAAGGTGTCTTCCAATACAGTTTTGGCCGAGCGTATGCCCGACATCATCGATATAGATACGGGGGCTGTGGTTCGAGGTGAAAAATCCATACCCGAGATGGGCGAAGAGATTTTAGAATACGTAATCAAGGTGGCGAGCGGTGAGATTATGGCGAAAGCCGATATATTGAACCAGAACGACTTTATACCTTGGAAAAGAGGAGTTTCTTTATAG
- a CDS encoding 2-dehydro-3-deoxygluconokinase → MKKVVTFGEIMLRLAPPEFLRFSQTNSFDVVYGGGESNVAVSLANYGVPVDFVTRLPKNDIGECAMMEMRKRGVGVDKIIYGGDRLGIYFLETGAVSRGSKVVYDRAHSAIAEIGPGMIDWDAVFEGVKWFHWTGITPGISQGAADACLEAVKAASEKGITISTDLNYRAKLWNYGGDREKIMTELTSYCDIILGNEEDAEKHFGIHPEGLDVHKHGHDVKAEAFLSVCKQMMKKFPKAKKVITTLRGSISASHNTWAGVLYDGEKMYESPQYQITDIVDRVGGGDSFMGGLIYGLLQYPDDDQNALNFAVAASCLKHTIKGDANLATVSEVEKLMSGDASGRVAR, encoded by the coding sequence ATGAAAAAAGTAGTTACTTTCGGTGAGATAATGCTTCGCCTTGCCCCTCCGGAATTTTTAAGATTTTCACAGACCAATAGTTTTGATGTAGTGTATGGCGGGGGTGAATCTAATGTTGCCGTTTCGCTGGCAAACTATGGGGTGCCTGTAGATTTCGTTACTCGATTGCCTAAAAATGATATTGGTGAATGCGCAATGATGGAAATGCGTAAGAGAGGTGTAGGGGTAGATAAAATTATTTATGGTGGCGACCGTTTAGGTATCTACTTTTTAGAGACCGGGGCAGTTAGTCGCGGTAGTAAAGTTGTCTATGATAGGGCACACTCTGCAATTGCGGAAATCGGTCCGGGAATGATAGACTGGGATGCTGTTTTTGAAGGAGTCAAGTGGTTTCATTGGACGGGTATTACACCTGGCATCTCCCAAGGAGCTGCAGACGCATGCCTCGAGGCGGTCAAAGCTGCAAGCGAGAAGGGCATCACCATCTCTACCGATTTGAACTACCGTGCCAAACTTTGGAATTATGGTGGTGACCGAGAGAAAATAATGACCGAACTTACTTCGTATTGTGATATTATCTTGGGTAACGAAGAAGATGCTGAAAAGCACTTTGGCATTCACCCCGAAGGCTTAGACGTGCACAAGCATGGTCATGATGTGAAGGCCGAAGCTTTCTTGTCGGTATGTAAGCAAATGATGAAGAAATTCCCGAAGGCCAAAAAAGTCATTACTACCTTAAGAGGGTCTATTAGTGCTTCGCACAATACATGGGCCGGCGTACTTTACGACGGTGAAAAAATGTATGAGTCTCCGCAGTATCAGATTACCGATATCGTTGATCGTGTTGGAGGCGGTGATTCGTTTATGGGCGGACTCATTTACGGACTTTTACAATACCCTGATGATGACCAGAATGCCTTGAATTTTGCCGTAGCCGCATCTTGTTTAAAGCATACCATAAAAGGCGATGCGAATTTAGCAACGGTCTCAGAGGTCGAAAAACTCATGAGTGGTGATGCTTCTGGAAGGGTGGCTAGATAA
- a CDS encoding 4-deoxy-L-threo-5-hexosulose-uronate ketol-isomerase, producing MTNYEFRYASHPEDAKKYGTEELREHFLMENLFQDDAINLTYSMYDRYIVGGAKPVGKDLVLETIPYLKSENFLDRRELGIVNVGGKGSVSVDGTVYELDKKEALYVGKGAKEVIFKASSSKSLFYINSAPAHQSFPTTKVGKDKAEVIELGDAKYANKRILNKLIVNSIVETCQLQMGITELVEGNVWNTMPAHTHERRMEAYFYFDLEEGQTVCHFMGQPQNTRHIFMQGNQAVLSPEWSIHSGSGTSNYSFIWGMAGENLDYSDMDVCPPNELK from the coding sequence ATGACAAATTACGAATTTAGGTATGCATCGCACCCAGAGGATGCCAAAAAATACGGAACTGAAGAATTAAGAGAGCACTTTCTAATGGAAAATCTATTTCAAGATGATGCCATTAACCTTACCTATTCAATGTATGATAGGTATATTGTGGGCGGTGCAAAACCAGTTGGCAAAGATTTAGTTCTAGAAACCATACCTTATCTGAAATCTGAGAATTTTCTAGATCGACGTGAATTAGGTATCGTAAATGTAGGTGGCAAGGGTAGTGTTTCTGTAGACGGCACGGTATACGAACTCGATAAGAAAGAGGCGCTGTATGTAGGTAAGGGTGCCAAAGAAGTAATATTTAAGGCCAGCAGTTCAAAGTCTCTGTTCTATATCAATTCTGCACCCGCGCATCAAAGTTTCCCGACTACGAAAGTAGGCAAAGATAAGGCTGAAGTAATTGAATTGGGTGATGCCAAATATGCCAATAAGCGTATTCTCAATAAACTAATCGTAAACAGTATTGTCGAAACATGCCAATTGCAAATGGGTATCACTGAATTGGTCGAAGGTAATGTTTGGAATACCATGCCCGCCCATACTCATGAAAGAAGAATGGAGGCTTATTTCTATTTTGATTTGGAGGAAGGTCAGACGGTGTGTCATTTTATGGGGCAGCCGCAGAATACACGTCATATATTCATGCAGGGTAACCAGGCAGTTCTCTCACCTGAATGGTCGATTCACTCAGGATCCGGTACGAGCAACTATTCCTTTATTTGGGGCATGGCAGGTGAAAACCTCGATTACAGTGATATGGATGTGTGCCCACCAAATGAATTAAAATAA
- a CDS encoding purine-cytosine permease-like protein: MTLHSQEEEIIEDLAGGEFERQPVPQSKLKSWKSFLGMYAGEHAAGTEFVIGPLFLTTGVSAFDLIIGLLIGNLLAVLSWRFLTAEIAVKQRLTLYYQLEKICGKKLVIGYNLANGILFCFLAGAMITISATAVGIPFNMEMPKLTDTLPNGPTWIIIVLAVGTVISLIAAKGFNTVSKASNWMSPFIVLAFLACGIVSLNELGVTNFSEFWDIWGDGGEPFPGQIKYTFWHIVLWSWFANAAMHVGMSDLSVFRFAKKASAGWTTAAGIYVGHYMAWIAAALLYAVYLKTPEAQAMLGNGEAPTVAPGPLAYKALGFFGILAVLLAGWTTANPTIYRAGLAFQAVLPKTSTFWVTILAGAVATIAGLFPAFAMKLLDFVALYGFILAPVGAIIVFEHFFGARFGLVANYAEQNNIRFNKAVLFAWAISFGLFYFISVRFDVFLSFVTLPAWLLCGILFLVFSKYVQKKVAV; this comes from the coding sequence ATGACATTGCACAGTCAAGAAGAAGAGATTATTGAAGACTTGGCGGGAGGTGAGTTTGAAAGACAGCCCGTTCCCCAATCAAAGTTGAAAAGTTGGAAAAGCTTTTTGGGTATGTATGCCGGTGAGCATGCGGCGGGTACCGAATTTGTCATAGGTCCATTGTTTCTAACGACTGGTGTAAGCGCTTTTGATTTAATAATTGGTCTCTTGATAGGTAATTTGTTGGCGGTATTGAGCTGGCGATTCTTAACGGCCGAAATTGCCGTCAAGCAGCGGTTGACCCTCTATTATCAGTTAGAAAAAATTTGCGGTAAAAAGCTGGTAATCGGTTACAACTTGGCAAATGGTATTCTCTTCTGCTTTTTGGCCGGGGCGATGATAACCATTTCTGCCACCGCCGTGGGAATTCCTTTTAATATGGAAATGCCCAAACTGACAGATACCCTCCCCAATGGCCCTACGTGGATAATCATTGTATTGGCCGTGGGAACGGTGATTTCCCTAATTGCCGCGAAGGGCTTTAACACGGTGTCCAAGGCCTCAAATTGGATGTCTCCTTTTATTGTTCTAGCATTTTTGGCCTGTGGTATAGTTTCTTTGAATGAATTGGGAGTCACTAACTTTTCAGAGTTCTGGGATATATGGGGAGATGGGGGAGAACCCTTTCCCGGTCAAATAAAATATACATTTTGGCATATTGTATTGTGGTCATGGTTTGCGAACGCTGCCATGCACGTGGGTATGTCTGATTTATCGGTATTTCGATTCGCTAAAAAAGCAAGTGCCGGCTGGACGACGGCCGCAGGAATCTATGTTGGGCATTATATGGCTTGGATAGCGGCTGCCTTGCTCTACGCCGTATACCTTAAGACGCCCGAGGCCCAAGCCATGTTGGGCAACGGGGAAGCACCTACGGTAGCTCCAGGTCCATTGGCATATAAGGCATTAGGTTTCTTTGGTATACTAGCAGTATTACTCGCAGGGTGGACAACAGCGAACCCGACAATTTACAGGGCCGGTCTGGCATTTCAGGCAGTTCTACCGAAGACTTCTACGTTTTGGGTAACCATTCTTGCCGGCGCAGTGGCCACCATTGCTGGACTTTTTCCTGCATTTGCCATGAAGTTGCTTGATTTCGTAGCACTTTACGGATTTATACTGGCACCTGTCGGGGCGATAATAGTTTTCGAACATTTCTTTGGTGCGAGATTTGGGCTCGTAGCCAACTATGCAGAACAAAACAATATACGCTTTAACAAAGCGGTGCTCTTTGCTTGGGCGATAAGTTTTGGCCTCTTCTATTTTATTTCCGTTCGATTCGATGTCTTTCTTTCTTTTGTGACCCTGCCTGCATGGCTATTATGCGGTATACTTTTTTTGGTATTCAGTAAATATGTTCAAAAGAAAGTTGCAGTCTAG
- a CDS encoding tagaturonate reductase, with protein sequence MKKLNRANSGTSSNLPIKVIQFGEGNFLRAFVEYAFQKLNQEVGFDAGIAVVQPISKGMVSVLNSQEGLYTLFTKGIKDGNEVEEKELITNIVKGIDPYLSFDAYLKLAEEEKLEFIISNTTEAGIAFVESDTIDMAPPSSFPAKLTVLLHHRFKYFNGAKDKALTIIPCELINYNSDTLKQVVLDYIELWNLSEEFKNWVTSACSFHNTLVDRIVPGYPRDQIEEYNKQLDYEDNLIVSAETFFLWVIEGDEELKKKLPFDKTDLDVKIVSDMQPFRTRKVRILNGAHTSMVPFSILYGNQTVKESVDESFTGPFIRTLVFDEIIPTLDMEKEELEAFASAVFDRFRNPFVKHMLSSIALNSMSKFKVRVLPSLLEYIKRKNSLPLHLVYAFACLIRFYKGTFNGKDLPVNDDDAIVANMKRIWESNSYNKVAEQVLQNEGYWDEDLTLVSGLQHAVSKALEYIEEDGVQGGYIRFENEFKTTSYAN encoded by the coding sequence ATGAAGAAGCTAAATAGAGCGAATAGCGGAACAAGTTCAAACTTGCCGATCAAGGTGATTCAGTTCGGCGAAGGTAATTTTCTTAGGGCATTCGTTGAATATGCCTTTCAAAAGTTGAACCAAGAAGTTGGGTTTGATGCCGGTATTGCCGTTGTACAGCCTATCTCAAAAGGTATGGTTTCTGTCTTGAATTCTCAAGAGGGGCTTTATACTCTTTTTACGAAAGGAATTAAAGACGGTAATGAAGTCGAAGAGAAAGAACTTATCACGAATATCGTAAAGGGTATCGACCCCTATTTAAGTTTTGATGCTTATCTAAAGTTAGCTGAAGAAGAGAAATTAGAATTTATCATATCAAACACAACAGAGGCGGGTATTGCCTTTGTAGAATCTGATACGATTGATATGGCCCCGCCGTCTTCATTTCCTGCGAAGTTAACAGTACTACTTCACCATAGATTTAAATATTTTAATGGTGCAAAGGATAAGGCTTTGACCATTATTCCCTGTGAGTTGATCAATTACAATTCTGACACGCTAAAACAAGTTGTACTCGATTATATTGAATTGTGGAATTTATCCGAAGAGTTCAAGAATTGGGTAACATCGGCTTGCAGTTTTCACAATACTTTGGTGGATCGTATAGTACCAGGTTACCCTAGAGATCAAATAGAAGAATACAACAAGCAATTAGATTATGAAGATAATCTGATTGTAAGTGCAGAAACCTTTTTTCTGTGGGTTATCGAAGGAGATGAGGAGTTGAAGAAAAAATTGCCTTTTGACAAAACCGATTTAGATGTTAAGATCGTCAGCGATATGCAGCCCTTTAGAACCAGAAAAGTTCGTATTCTGAACGGTGCGCACACTTCTATGGTTCCATTTTCAATACTTTACGGTAATCAAACGGTAAAAGAAAGTGTTGACGAGAGTTTTACGGGTCCGTTTATCCGCACTCTGGTGTTCGATGAAATCATTCCGACACTAGATATGGAAAAAGAGGAACTTGAGGCATTCGCTAGTGCGGTTTTTGACCGATTTAGAAATCCGTTCGTAAAGCATATGCTATCAAGTATTGCCCTGAACAGTATGTCAAAGTTTAAAGTAAGGGTTTTGCCAAGTTTGTTGGAATACATAAAACGAAAAAACAGCCTTCCGCTACATTTGGTGTATGCCTTTGCTTGCTTGATTCGCTTTTATAAAGGAACTTTCAATGGGAAAGACCTTCCTGTTAATGACGATGACGCAATTGTGGCCAACATGAAACGCATTTGGGAATCTAATTCATATAACAAGGTTGCTGAACAGGTTCTTCAAAATGAAGGTTACTGGGATGAAGATTTGACCCTTGTTTCAGGATTACAACATGCAGTATCGAAAGCCCTTGAATATATTGAAGAAGATGGTGTTCAAGGAGGATATATTAGATTTGAGAACGAATTCAAAACTACGAGTTATGCAAACTAA